In the genome of Pseudorasbora parva isolate DD20220531a chromosome 10, ASM2467924v1, whole genome shotgun sequence, one region contains:
- the prph2la gene encoding photoreceptor outer segment membrane glycoprotein 2 has product MAVLPVRFTKTMRDKLAQVLWVLNWISIITGIILFSLGIFLKVEINKRQDLMVERQLQSVPNMLIAVGLIACAINFLGGKICYDCVDTNKFLRWKLVMLPYIICTFFFTLSVLVGALMCYSMLGQLEESLTLGLRAAMRYYKDTDTPGRCFLKRTVDLLQIQFQCCGNEGYRDWFQIQWVSNRYLDMSQREVVDRLRSNVEGKYLMDGVPFSCCNVNSPRPCIQYQITNNSAHFNYDYQTEELNLWMRGCRQALLDYYTNIMHSIGLTVLIIWLFELSVLTGVRYLQTSLENVLRQGDPECESDGWLLENGFVETARTNFNIIKHLGKFNQINAASNGDPNIDRPSTAHYGPDNVPPKPLPSSS; this is encoded by the exons ATGGCTGTGCTGCCAGTTAGATTCACCAAAACCATGAGAGACAAACTGGCCCAGGTTTTGTGGGTGCTGAACTGGATTTCCATTATAACAGGAATCATCCTCTTTAGCTTGGGCATCTTTTTGAAAGTGGAAATCAACAAGCGGCAGGATCTAATGGTTGAGCGTCAGCTCCAATCCGTGCCAAACATGCTAATTGCCGTGGGACTTATAGCCTGTGCGATTAACTTTTTGGGAGGAAAGATCTGCTATGACTGTGTAGACACCAACAAGTTCTTACGCTGGAAGTTGGTGATGCTCCCGTACATCATTTGTACGTTTTTCTTCACTCTGAGCGTGCTCGTGGGTGCCTTGATGTGCTACAGCATGCTCGGACAGCTGGAGGAATCGCTAACGTTGGGGCTACGTGCCGCTATGCGTTACTACAAGGACACGGACACACCAGGCCGCTGCTTCTTGAAGCGCACAGTGGACCTGCTGCAGATCCAGTTTCAGTGCTGTGGGAACGAGGGCTACAGAGACTGGTTCCAGATCCAGTGGGTCAGCAACCGATACTTGGACATGTCTCAACGTGAAGTGGTAGA TCGTCTACGGAGCAACGTGGAGGGAAAATACCTAATGGACGGAGTTCCTTTCAGCTGCTGCAATGTCAATTCTCCTCGACCATGCATTCAGTACCAAATCACCAATAACTCCGCTCACTTTAATTACGACTACCAGACTGAGGAGCTCAACCTGTGGATGAGAGGATGTCGTCAGGCTCTGCTAGATTATTACACCAACATCATGCATTCCATCGGCCTCACTGTTCTGATCATCTGGCTCTTTGAG CTCTCAGTTTTAACGGGTGTCCGTTACCTCCAAACGTCCCTGGAGAACGTGCTGCGACAGGGGGACCCCGAGTGCGAGTCCGACGGGTGGCTCCTGGAGAACGGCTTTGTGGAAACCGCTCGCACTAACTTCAACATCATCAAACACCTGGGCAAGTTCAATCAGATCAACGCAGCCAGCAATGGAGATCCAAACATTGACAGACCATCTACAGCACATTATGGTCCAGATAATGTCCCGCCAAAGCCTCTTCCCTCGAGCAGTTAA